One Rosa chinensis cultivar Old Blush chromosome 3, RchiOBHm-V2, whole genome shotgun sequence DNA window includes the following coding sequences:
- the LOC112194939 gene encoding myb family transcription factor PHL7, with product MDSKKCLDASAGNKERLRWTQELHDMFVEAVTKLGGPDRATPKGILKAMGVPGLTIYHIKSHLQKYRISKFVPETTSTGNLQRKNISEILPNFGTTSAAQLNEALHLMHIQVQRRLSDQLEVHKSLKQKFEAQGRFLDTISADRSRNDNRPTFTKPIKPISRKSLPSLCEESESNAKDFGTSDSDAEKTEIQSSGEEFQALKKQRVHNQNDDNMAWNFPIIEDQTANISSYPAVCDQISFPWNFGACTSPLVPSFL from the exons ATGGATTCGAAAAAATGCTTAGATGCCTCTGCAGGGAACAAGGAACGGTTGCGTTGGACGCAGGAGCTACACGATATGTTCGTCGAGGCAGTTACCAAGCTTGGTGGCCCTGATA GGGCAACACCAAAGGGTATTCTGAAGGCTATGGGAGTTCCTGGACTGACCATCTACCATATCAAAAGCCATTTGCAG AAGTACAGGATCTCAAAATTTGTCCCAGAGACTACCAGTA CAGGCAATCTTCAGAGGAAAAACATTTCAGAAATACTGCCTAACTTCGGCACAACATC TGCTGCTCAGCTCAATGAAGCGTTACATCTCATgcatatacaagtacaaaggagatTGAGTGATCAACTTGAG GTGCACAAGAGCTTGAAGCAAAAATTTGAAGCCCAGGGAAGGTTCCTTGATACAATTTCAGCAGATCGGAGTCGCAATGATAACCGCCCGACCTTTACGAAACCTATCAAACCCATATCTAGAAAATCGCTGCCTTCTCTCTGTGAGGAATCCGAATCAAATGCTAAGGACTTCGGGACGTCTGACTCGGACGCTGAGAAGACCGAGATTCAATCCTCTGGAGAAGAATTCCAAGCTTTGAAGAAGCAAAGGGTACATAATCAAAACGACGACAACATGGCATGGAATTTTCCTATCATTGAGGATCAAACGGCCAATATATCATCATATCCTGCAGTGTGTGATCAGATCAGCTTTCCTTGGAACTTTGGAGCCTGCACATCGCCTTTAGTCCCCAGTTTCCTATAA
- the LOC112193494 gene encoding PHD finger protein ALFIN-LIKE 2, with amino-acid sequence MEMATSPRTVEEIFKDYGARRAAVVRALTYDVDEFYGLCDPEKENLCLYGHPNESWEVTLPAEEVPPELPEPALGINFARDGMNRKDWLSLVAVHSDSWLLSVAFYFGARLNRNERKRLFSLINDLPTVFEVVTDRKPAKDKPSVDSGSKSRGSTKRSGDGIMKSNPKLADESFEEEDDEHSETLCGSCGGNYNADEFWIGCDICERWFHGKCVKITPAKAENIKQYKCPSCSLKRSRQ; translated from the exons ATGGAGATGGCCACCAGTCCCCGAACCGTCGAGGAGATCTTCAAGGATTACGGTGCTAGAAGAGCCGCCGTCGTCCGTGCTTTGACTTATG ATGTTGATGAATTTTACGGACTCTGTGATCCAG AAAAGGAGAATTTGTGTTTGTATGGACACCCGAATGAGTCCTGGGAAGTGACGCTTCCGGCAGAGGAAGTCCCGCCGGAGCTTCCTGAGCCAGCGCTTGGGATCAATTTTGCAAGGGATGGCATGAACCGCAAGGACTGGCTTTCCCTGGTTGCTGTTCATAGCGATTCTTGGCTGCTTTCTGTGGCTTTCTATTTTGGAGCACGACTTAATCGTAATGAGAG GAAACGACTTTTTAGCTTGATCAATGATCTGCCTACCGTCTTTGAAGTTGTGACGGATAGGAAACCCGCTAAAGACAAGCCTAGTGTGGATAGCGGAAGCAAATCCCGAGGCAGCACAAAG AGATCTGGTGATGGAATAATGAAAAGCAACCCTAAGCTAGCAGATGAGAGTTTTGAGGAGGAGGATGACGAACATAGTGAAACTCTTTGTGGGAGCTGTGGCGGAAATTACAATGCAGATGAATTTTGGATTGGCTGTGACATCTGCGAAAGATGGTTCCATGGAAAATGCGTGAAGATAACACCTGCCAAGGCCGAGAACATCAAGCAATACAAATGCCCGTCTTGCAGCTTGAAAAGGAGCAGGCAGTAG
- the LOC112192952 gene encoding carboxy-terminal domain RNA polymerase II polypeptide A small phosphatase 1 isoform X1 has product MASVGQAAEVYEPKPLQVWRALMNWLGFFFQIIVQILRGAPCLAHFLSYVPLLASSSSSFRPLPVSEIPLNDTSSSAHANLENGVVTDDHRLQKLTVVLDLDETLVCAYETSSLPAIVRTQATDAGLKWFEIECVSSDKESDGKPKISYVTVFERPGLHEFLKRICEFADLVLFTAGLEGYARPLVDRIDVESRFKLRLYRPSTVTTENRDHVKDLSCISKDLCRIVIVDNNPFSFLLQPVNGVPCIPFSAGHPYDDQLLEVLLPLLQHLAQQKDVRPVLYERFHMPEWFQMHGVTVSG; this is encoded by the exons ATGGCGTCGGTGGGCCAGGCCGCGGAGGTGTACGAGCCGAAGCCACTCCAAGTCTGGCGAGCTCTGATGAACTGGTTGGGCTTCTTCTTCCAGATCATCGTTCAGATCCTCAGAGGCGCCCCCTGCCTCGCTCATTTCCTGTCGTACGTTCCTCTTctcgcttcttcttcttcttctttcaggCCCTTGCCGGTCAGTGAAATCCCTCTCAACGACACGTCGTCCTCCGCTCACGCCAATCTCGAAAACGGCGTCGTAACCGACGATCACCGCCTTCAAAAGCTCACG GTAGTTCTTGACTTAGATGAGACGCTAGTGTGCGCGTACGAAACATCTAGCTTGCCTGCTATTGTTCGGACCCAAGCAACGGATGCTGGGTTGAAGTGGTTTGAGATAGAATGTGTATCTTCAGACAAG GAGTCTGATGGTAAACCGAAGATCAGTTATGTGACAGTGTTTGAACGTCCTGGTCTGCACGAGTTCTTGAAACGGATTTGTGAATTTGCTGATCTTGTCCTATTTACTGCTGGTCTTGAAG GATATGCTAGACCACTTGTTGACAGAATTGATGTGGAGAGCAGATTTAAGCTTCGTCTTTATCGGCCTTCTACAGTTACCAC GGAAAACCGGGATCATGTGAAAGATCTGTCTTGTATATCGAAAGATCTCTGTCGAATTGTTATTGTTGACAACAACCCATTTAGTTTTCTGCTGCAACCGGTGAATGGAGTTCCATGTATTCCCTTTTCTGCTGGACATCCATAtgatgatcag CTCTTGGAGGTGCTGCTTCCACTCCTCCAGCACCTCGCCCAGCAAAAGGATGTGAGGCCTGTGCTTTATGAGAGATTCCACATGCCCGAATGGTTTCAAATGCATGGAGTTACTGTTTCTGGTTAG
- the LOC112192952 gene encoding carboxy-terminal domain RNA polymerase II polypeptide A small phosphatase 1 isoform X2, which produces MASVGQAAEVYEPKPLQVWRALMNWLGFFFQIIVQILRGAPCLAHFLSYVPLLASSSSSFRPLPVSEIPLNDTSSSAHANLENGVVTDDHRLQKLTVVLDLDETLVCAYETSSLPAIVRTQATDAGLKWFEIECVSSDKSDGKPKISYVTVFERPGLHEFLKRICEFADLVLFTAGLEGYARPLVDRIDVESRFKLRLYRPSTVTTENRDHVKDLSCISKDLCRIVIVDNNPFSFLLQPVNGVPCIPFSAGHPYDDQLLEVLLPLLQHLAQQKDVRPVLYERFHMPEWFQMHGVTVSG; this is translated from the exons ATGGCGTCGGTGGGCCAGGCCGCGGAGGTGTACGAGCCGAAGCCACTCCAAGTCTGGCGAGCTCTGATGAACTGGTTGGGCTTCTTCTTCCAGATCATCGTTCAGATCCTCAGAGGCGCCCCCTGCCTCGCTCATTTCCTGTCGTACGTTCCTCTTctcgcttcttcttcttcttctttcaggCCCTTGCCGGTCAGTGAAATCCCTCTCAACGACACGTCGTCCTCCGCTCACGCCAATCTCGAAAACGGCGTCGTAACCGACGATCACCGCCTTCAAAAGCTCACG GTAGTTCTTGACTTAGATGAGACGCTAGTGTGCGCGTACGAAACATCTAGCTTGCCTGCTATTGTTCGGACCCAAGCAACGGATGCTGGGTTGAAGTGGTTTGAGATAGAATGTGTATCTTCAGACAAG TCTGATGGTAAACCGAAGATCAGTTATGTGACAGTGTTTGAACGTCCTGGTCTGCACGAGTTCTTGAAACGGATTTGTGAATTTGCTGATCTTGTCCTATTTACTGCTGGTCTTGAAG GATATGCTAGACCACTTGTTGACAGAATTGATGTGGAGAGCAGATTTAAGCTTCGTCTTTATCGGCCTTCTACAGTTACCAC GGAAAACCGGGATCATGTGAAAGATCTGTCTTGTATATCGAAAGATCTCTGTCGAATTGTTATTGTTGACAACAACCCATTTAGTTTTCTGCTGCAACCGGTGAATGGAGTTCCATGTATTCCCTTTTCTGCTGGACATCCATAtgatgatcag CTCTTGGAGGTGCTGCTTCCACTCCTCCAGCACCTCGCCCAGCAAAAGGATGTGAGGCCTGTGCTTTATGAGAGATTCCACATGCCCGAATGGTTTCAAATGCATGGAGTTACTGTTTCTGGTTAG
- the LOC112192724 gene encoding dnaJ homolog subfamily B member 13, with translation MGVDYYKVLQVERNAKDDDLKKAYRKLAMKWHPDKNPNNKKAAEAKFKQISEAYDVLSDPQKRAVYDQYGEEGLKAGAPPPDSGFSAGGQDGPTTFRFNTRNPDDIFSEFFGFSGFGQGMPDMGRAGGSRPGGAFPRSMFGDDIFASFRGAGEPSANVQRKAQPIERTLPCTLEDLYKGTTKKMKISRDVADSSGRSTTVEEILTIEIKPGWKKGTKITFPEKGNEQRGVIPADLVFIIDEKPHSLFKRDGNDLIVTQKISLAEALTGHTAQLTTLDGRSLTVPINSIISPTYEEVVKGEGMPIPKEPSKKGNLRVKFNIKFPTKLTSEQKTGIKRLLTA, from the exons ATGGGCGTCGATTACTACAAGGTTCTTCAAGTAGAACGGAATGCCAAAGACGATGACTTGAAGAAAGCCTATCGCAAGCTCGCCATGAAATGGCACCCCGATAAAAACCCTAACAACaagaaagccgccgaagccaaaTTCAAGCAAATCTCCGAAGCCTACGAT GTTTTGAGTGATCCTCAAAAGCGAGCGGTGTACGATCAGTACGGCGAGGAGGGTTTGAAGGCAGGGGCGCCGCCGCCGGATTCGGGGTTTTCGGCCGGCGGACAGGACGGTCCGACCACGTTCCGGTTCAATACCAGGAACCCGGATGATATATTTTCCGAGTTTTTCGGGTTTTCGGGTTTCGGACAGGGGATGCCGGACATGGGCCGGGCCGGCGGGTCGAGGCCGGGTGGGGCGTTCCCGAGGAGCATGTTTGGGGATGACATATTTGCTTCGTTTAGAGGCGCAGGTGAACCCTCTGCTAATGTGCAGAGGAAAGCCCAGCCCATTGAGAGGACATTGCCATGTACTCTGGAGGACTTGTATAAGGGCACCaccaagaagatgaagatttcCAGGGATGTTGCTGATTCTAGTGG GAGATCAACCACGGTTGAGGAAATTCTCACAATTGAGATCAAGCCAGGTTGGAAAAAAGGCACAAAAATCACTTTCCCAGAGAAGGGAAATGAGCAGCGAGGTGTTATACCAGCAGACCTCGTCTTTATTATTGATGAGAAACCTCATAGTCTTTTCAAGAGGGATGGGAACGATCTTATCGTCACTCAGAAGATATCTCTTGCCGAAGCTCTGACAGGTCACACAGCACAGCTGACAACCCTGGATGGGAGAAGTCTCACAGTGCCCATCAATTCTATTATCAGCCCCACCTATGAAGAAGTGGTCAAAGGGGAGGGAATGCCAATCCCCAAGGAACCTTCCAAAAAGGGGAACTTAAGAGTCAAGTTCAACATCAAGTTCCCTACCAAGCTTACCTCAGAGCAGAAAACCGGTATAAAAAGGTTACTAACGGCGTAA